In the genome of Streptomyces violaceoruber, the window CTCGTCCTCGAGGCGTTGCTCGAAGAAGCCGGAGAGACCGCCCACGACCATGTAGGTGATCAGCCCGGCGACGCCCGCGAGCAGGACCGTCTCCGCCTTGTCGGCGTGCGTGCCGCCGTGCTGGTGGGCGTGGGCGCCGAAGGTGGTCGCGGAGACGAGTAGCACGACCAGGGCGATGCAGACCGACAGCATGTCGACCCTGCCGAGCTTGGCCAGCGGACGCTCCAGCCACCCCAGCCACTTGATGTCCCGTTCCTCGAAGACGAAGTCGAGGAAGATCATCATCAGGAACATGCCGCCGAAGGCCGCGATCGACGGATGGGCGTCCGTCACCAGCTCCTGGTAGCGGTCCTTGTCGGTGAGCGCCAGGTGCACCGCGCTCCAGGGGCTCAGCCGGGCACTGACCGCCACGATCACCACCGGGAAGACCAGCCGCATCCCGAACACCGCGATCACGATGCCCACCGTGAGGAAGATCCGCTGCCAGAAGGCGTTCATCTTCTTCAGGATCCCGGCGTTGATCACCGCGTTGTCGAAGGACAGCGAGATCTCCAGGACGGACAGGATCGCCACGATGCCGAGGGCGGTCCAGCCGTCGTAGAGCACGCCCGCGGCCAGGCCGAGGGCCGTGACGGCGAAAGCCCAGCGGAACGTCTTCAAAAGCACCGGCCACTCATTCCTGTCGTCGTGCCGTACGGGGCGGCATCACCTGCCAGTGCCCGCCACGCACGTTGTTTACCACGCTGGAGTCGTTCGTTTCCTTGAGCCGTTCGTGTCCCAGGGAGTAGGTTCGCCGCCATGACGGCATCCCGGAACTCCCGGAAACCGGCCACCGCCGACGAGCTGCGCCGGGCGGGACTGCGGGTGACCGCCGCCCGTGTCGCGCTGCTCGAGACCGTCCGGGCGGGGGACCACCTCGACGCCGAGGCTCTCACCTCCGGGGTGCGCCGACGCGTGGGACACGTCTCCCTCCAGGCCGTGTACGACGCCCTGCACGCCCTCACCGCGGCACGG includes:
- a CDS encoding DUF475 domain-containing protein yields the protein MLLKTFRWAFAVTALGLAAGVLYDGWTALGIVAILSVLEISLSFDNAVINAGILKKMNAFWQRIFLTVGIVIAVFGMRLVFPVVIVAVSARLSPWSAVHLALTDKDRYQELVTDAHPSIAAFGGMFLMMIFLDFVFEERDIKWLGWLERPLAKLGRVDMLSVCIALVVLLVSATTFGAHAHQHGGTHADKAETVLLAGVAGLITYMVVGGLSGFFEQRLEDEEEREQEAEKRAEKDAERAGRPGSPVKLAGKAAFFMFLYLEVLDASFSFDGVIGAFAITNDIVLMALGLGIGAMYVRSLTVYLVRQGTLDDYVYLEHGAHYAIGALSLILLVTIQYEINEIVTGLVGVVLIGASFWSSVRRNRALRSAS